The following proteins are co-located in the Eublepharis macularius isolate TG4126 chromosome 5, MPM_Emac_v1.0, whole genome shotgun sequence genome:
- the HPDL gene encoding 4-hydroxyphenylpyruvate dioxygenase-like protein, with the protein MSVSVKRLCHIGFHVPERQQLAKDLIQKFGFELFAARVTAWSKQLALRRGAAVFVVNEKLKPIRGEVPPMFSSGPCNDHGILYDVDLQYKVSTASNICFEMEDVPGISRSLQDQGCQVLIPPTNVADEGGCVTYAVVRSIVGNISHTLLDRSRYSGPFLPGFCGIEGASKDFKRAREVTHFDHITYACPPGSSQAVLNWYKNCFGFQRFFVHQQDAAEGYKIQGAGMGLRLTAMHCNGSGLNQLDHDCKLVLAESLPQQRKNQVDTFLEQHGGAGIQHVALHTTDIIRTAAAMAKSGANFVEPPLTYYSESGRVNEIQQVGQDPHLLEHYGILLDSEVAREGGNTGLGLCSKQYLMQIFTKPLFVEDTFFLELIERCGAVGFGEKNIRALWRAVQNYMDK; encoded by the coding sequence atgtctgtgtctgtgaaaCGATTGTGCCACATTGGCTTCCACGTTCCTGAGAGGCAGCAGCTGGCCAAGGACTTAATACAAAAGTTTGGCTTTGAACTGTTTGCTGCTCGAGTTACAGCATGGAGCAAGCAGCTGGCCTTGAGAAGAGGGGCTGCAGTTTTTGTTGTCAATGAGAAGCTGAAGCCAATAAGGGGTGAAGTTCCACCTATGTTCTCTTCGGGTCCCTGCAATGATCATGGAATCCTGTATGATGTGGATCTGCAATATAAGGTCAGCACAGCTTCCAACATTTGTTTTGAGATGGAGGATGTACCTGGCATCTCCCGGAGCCTTCAGGACCAAGGATGCCAAGTTCTTATCCCTCCTACTAATGTAGCCGATGAGGGTGGCTGCGTCACTTATGCAGTGGTGAGATCCATTGTGGGCAACATCAGCCACACTTTGCTTGACCGATCACGGTATAGTGGACCTTTCCTACCTGGCTTTTGTGGAATAGAGGGAGCCTCCAAAGACTTTAAGAGAGCTAGGGAGGTCACGCATTTTGACCACATCACATATGCTTGTCCTCCAGGCAGTTCTCAAGCAGTGCTGAACTGGTACAAGAACTGCTTTGGTTTCCAGCGCTTCTTTGTCCACCAGCAGGATGCTGCTGAAGGTTATAAAATCCAGGGAGCTGGCATGGGTCTTCGTCTTACTGCCATGCATTGCAATGGGAGTGGCTTGAATCAGCTTGATCATGACTGTAAGCTTGTTCTGGCTGAGTCATTACCACAGCAAAGGAAGAACCAGGTTGATACCTTCTTAGAGCAACATGGAGGCGCAGGCATCCAACATGTAGCACTCCACACCACGGATATCATAAGAACTGCTGCAGCCATGGCAAAGTCTGGTGCAAACTTTGTAGAACCACCTTTAACCTACTACAGTGAGAGTGGCAGGGTGAATGAGATACAACAAGTTGGGCAGGATCCTCATCTTCTGGAACACTATGGCATCCTCCTGGATTCTGAGGTAGCTAGGGAAGGAGGCAACACTGGTCTAGGCCTTTGCAGTAAACAATATCTGATGCAGATATTCACTAAACCCCTCTTTGTGGAGGACACTTTTTTCCTGGAGCTCATAGAACGATGTGGGGCTGTAGGTTTTGGGGAGAAAAACATCCGTGCTCTCTGGAGAGCAGTACAAAACTACATGGACAAGTAG
- the LOC129330985 gene encoding selenoprotein Pb-like: MGCSTLTTTTLLVGLVITATLAEVAENRSQICQHAPLWKINGTVPMDGMEGQVIVVALLKASUQFCLKQAASLGSLRKKLFHEGMANVSFIIVNEKTPLSRAMYWELKRHAPEGIPVYQQEILEPDVWPILNGDKDDFLIYDRCSKLAFHIQLPYSFLHFPYVEAAIHYTYHKDFCGNCSWYHSNSSQKVSNTAETSVMTTEASRHTEKSQEVSSRKHEGKSKEAPNTEEHAAQYFSHHATNSSHRALGLASTHQPILHSKTQQQKQQATES, encoded by the exons ATGGGCTGTTCTACCCTAACCACAACAACCTTGCTGGTAGGATTGGTGATTACTGCCACACTGGCAGAAGTAGCTGAGAACAGGAGCCAAATATGCCAACATGCACCACTCTGGAAGATCAATGGGACAGTCCCAATGGATGGGATGGAGGGCCAGGTGATAGTAGTGGCACTGTTAAAAGCCAGCTGACAGTTCTGTCTCAAGCAAGCTGCCAG TCTTGGCAGCTTGCGGAAGAAGCTGTTCCATGAAGGGATGGCCAATGTAAGCTTCATAATTGTGAATGAGAAGACTCCTCTTTCCCGAGCAATGTACTGGGAGCTCAAGCGGcatgctccagagggaattcctGTTTACCAGCAGGAGATATTAGAACCCGATGTCTGGCCAATTCTAAATGGGGACAAGGATGACTTCCTGATCTATGACAG GTGCAGCAAGCTGGCTTTCCATATCCAATTGCCGTACAGTTTCCTGCATTTCCCTTATGTTGAAGCAGCTATACACTACACATACCACAAGGACTTCTGTGGCAATTGTTCCTGGTACCATTCTAACAGCAGCCAGAAG GTGAGTAACACAGCAGAGACTAGTGTGATGACAACCGAGGCTTCCAGACACACAGAGAAGAGCCAGGAAGTTTCCAGCCGCAAGCATGAAGGGAAGAGCAAAGAGGCACCCAACACTGAAGAGCACGCCGCCCAATACTTTTCACATCATGCAACAAACAGCAGCCACAGGGCTTTGGGTTTGGCCAGCACACACCAGCCCATTCTCCATTCTAAGacccagcagcagaagcagcaggccACGGAATCCTAA
- the PRDX1 gene encoding peroxiredoxin-1: protein MASGNAHIGKPAPNFQATAVMPDGQFKEIKLSDYKGRYVVLFFYPLDFTFVCPTEIIAFSDRSEEFRKIDCEVIGASVDSHFCHLAWINTPKKQGGLGSMHIPLVSDTKREIAKEYGILKEDEGISYRGLFIIDDKGILRQITINDLPVGRSVDETLRLVQAFQFTDKHGEVCPAGWQPGSDTIKPDVQKSREYFSKHK, encoded by the exons ATGGCATCAGGAAATGCTCACATTGGAAAACCAGCACCTAACTTCCAGGCCACAGCAGTAATGCCTGATGGGCAATTCAAAGAAATCAAGCTTTCAGACTACAAAG GCAGATATGTTGTGCTGTTCTTCTATCCACTTGACTTCACATTTGTTTGTCCAACCGAGATTATTGCATTCAGTGACAGGTCGGAGGAGTTTAGGAAAATTGACTGTGAAGTAATTGGAGCTTCTGTTGACTCCCACTTCTGCCACCTTGCCTG GATTAATACCCCTAAGAAACAAGGTGGTCTGGGTAGCATGCACATTCCCTTGGTATCTGACACAAAGCGCGAAATTGCTAAAGAGTATGGAATACTAAAAGAAGATGAAGGCATTTCTTACAG GGGTCTGTTCATCATTGATGATAAAGGAATTCTACGCCAGATCACAATCAATGATCTCCCAGTTGGTCGTTCAGTTGACGAAACACTCCGTCTAGTTCAGGCTTTTCAGTTTACTGACAAACATGGAGAAG TGTGTCCTGCTGGCTGGCAACCTGGGAGTGATACAATCAAGCCTGATGTTCAGAAGAGCAGAGAGTACTTCTCCAAGCACAAATAA